The DNA region ATCGGCCAGAATCTTCCAGTTGTAGTCGCCGTCCAACTCGTAGGTATGATCAAGGTCATAGTCATCGAAGTTGTAAGCTTTGTACCGGTCTTGCTTGTCGACGTCCTTAAAGTGCCCCTCCCATGGCTCTTCTGGAACTTCGTTTGCATCCATATTCACCCAGATAAAGCCGTTGATGTCGACCTTGGTATGAATACGGAAGAGACCGTTCTGCTCCTTGTCGAACCCAGCCATCCCCTGATATCCAGGAGCTTTGGCTAGCTTGCCATTGAGTCCATACGACCAGCCGTGATAGCGACAGGCCAGAATCTTGGCGTTTCCCGAGCCTTCCTTCTCGATCACGGGGTATGCGCGGTGTCTGCAAACGTTGTGGAACGCGTGGATGTTGTTCTTCCGGTCACGAGTGATGATGAAGTCGAATCCTGCCATCTCGTAGCGGAGCCAGTCACCGGGCTCCTTCAACCGCGAGCTGTGGGTGATGAAGAGCCATCGCTTAGAAAATATGGCTCGGCGCTCCAACTCGTACATATCCGGCGAGGTGTACCATGATGAGGGCAAGGCACGCACGGGTTCCTGAGGGGTTGCTTCCTTGGAGGAGTCCGGGGCGCCATTGCCACCAAAGTTGAAGTAGTGCAGGGAGGAAGATGTCATGGCTGTTGTGAGAAGCACTCAGGTtttgaggagaagaatcCACAGAGCTGCTGAGGAGTGGATGATGGCTTGGAAGATAGCTTGGATTGCTTAGCTTGGATTGCTTAGCCTGAGATATCTACCACTCTTTTATACGTCATGGAGCTACTCAACACCACCCTAATCATGCTCCCGACCCTACAATATCTTGCACCTCCCTGTGCCAAGAGCGAATAGAACGACGCCGTTTAGTCATTTGCGATGCGTCTGTGACAGCTAAGGGGTCTCTCGTGGTCAAGCCAATCGGGAGCGCGGGGATATCTCACCTTTTCAGCCCCAATCTCGGCTTCGATGCCGAGGGGGCGCGGGTCCTGACATTATGTGGCCTATGATTGGAGCTAATCAGGAGTTGCATCGGTTTCGATTCCCGAACCTTGTCTTTGAGGCGACGCCTCTCAAGCGATACCCCGGATACCCCGCGGTGGCGGCAGTCATATGCCGACTATGCATgtctccatccatcaatgATGGGTTGATCCTCGCCAGACTTCACCTAAACAGGGCATTCGTCACGGGACAAGTTCCAAGACTGCAGATATTGCTCGGTCATGCGGACAGCTGTCCTCGGATATCCCGAGCATTGTTGTCGGTATCAATGAATGTATTGCCAAAGTTAGCAATGGCTCTCGCTTCTGCCCCCGTCCCCTTCCTCAATAAACACGCAGCATTATCAAATTGTTGGTCTTGATATCCTTGTCCTGGTTTGATTGCCAACTGGCGGCTTTGCGTTTCGTCATGGCACAAGTTTTTAGCCACGCAGATGTGCAACCTCACAACACTAAGGATGATCTCTATCTGATTATTCGCGGCAAGGTTTACAACGCTTCGTCATTTGTGGACGACCACCCGTACgtctttctttgttctcaTCACCGGCTCTATCTTTTCCTTCAAGGTGTGACTGACGTATACCCAACAGCGGGGGTTCAGATATCTTGCTCGAGGTCGCCGGGCAAGATGCCACCGAAGCTTACGATGATACCAGCCACTCTGATGAGGCCGACGAGATTCTGGACGATCTCCAAGTAGGCATTCTGAGCTCCGACTCCAACTCAGCACCACAAGGGGCCAATCAGCCCGTCACCCAAGAACCTGCAGCGCAAGTCGCGACCAAGATGCTGCGACCGGATCACTTCCAGGAGTTCAAACTCGTGGAAAAGAACATGGTCTCACACAATGTGGCCATGTAAGTTCGCACTTTGGCCTCCATATACTCGCTCCCGGCTCACTGATCTTTTCCAGATATCGCTTCAACCTCCCCAGTCCCGAGTCAATACTAGGTCTACCAGTCGGCCAGCACATTTCTATCTCTGCCCAGATTCCACAGCCTGATGGTATTAGTAAGGAGGTTATGCGCTCTTATACACCTATCTCTGGTGATGACCAGCCTGGTTGCTTCGACCTACTTATCAAGTCTTACCCTCAAGGAAATATCTCCCGATA from Fusarium keratoplasticum isolate Fu6.1 chromosome 12, whole genome shotgun sequence includes:
- a CDS encoding oxygenase subunit alpha, with amino-acid sequence MTSSSLHYFNFGGNGAPDSSKEATPQEPVRALPSSWYTSPDMYELERRAIFSKRWLFITHSSRLKEPGDWLRYEMAGFDFIITRDRKNNIHAFHNVCRHRAYPVIEKEGSGNAKILACRYHGWSYGLNGKLAKAPGYQGMAGFDKEQNGLFRIHTKVDINGFIWVNMDANEVPEEPWEGHFKDVDKQDRYKAYNFDDYDLDHTYELDGDYNWKILADNFNECYHCPTTHADIPEFLNLESFDSDTKDGHIQHHCVSTPEQIAKGLYTASTYYFPISAMVVSPHFIMIQKFLPSGPRSSRMAYEIYRNRNSSDTDFKLISDMYARVMSEDKVLCNNAQKNLDRGVFVNGQLHPKYEKAPLFFQSTVRKVITEHHEREKSEGKEIWPAKQKLPCDAQVSEQDEMICASIGCGTQKEVLTW
- a CDS encoding NADH-cytochrome b5 reductase 1, with protein sequence MAQVFSHADVQPHNTKDDLYLIIRGKVYNASSFVDDHPGGSDILLEVAGQDATEAYDDTSHSDEADEILDDLQVGILSSDSNSAPQGANQPVTQEPAAQVATKMLRPDHFQEFKLVEKNMVSHNVAIYRFNLPSPESILGLPVGQHISISAQIPQPDGISKEVMRSYTPISGDDQPGCFDLLIKSYPQGNISRYIDTLVPGQTIRIRGPKGCFVYTPNMVRHFGMIAGGTGITPMLQIINAVVRGRASGDITEVDLIFANVNSEDILLKERLDALAKVDAGIRIHYVLNNPPAGWTDGVGFVGAEMVTKWLPKPRDDIKILLCGPPPMVSAMKRITENLGYNAARPASKLEDQVFAF